A stretch of Meiothermus sp. Pnk-1 DNA encodes these proteins:
- a CDS encoding carbohydrate ABC transporter permease yields the protein MERPEHTPIEAPAARAAGANPGPLLRMSAWLERQAGAIFLLPAVGLMLGFALFPLLGSLYSSLIRIRFSGGQTELDFVGLANYRKLLLGSEQAHFLGRGGEALWVWAALFFLALLLAWSLYRRRRQGRGGLAWPLLGGVLVLAFAWLVLSRLVPGSLLGTLQTTLFYVFAGTALQYGLGLGLALLCAERLPGTRFFRVVFMLPLAITPVGIAYMFRMLTDTSKGPLQPLWAALGLSGFSWVNDPWGARFAVLIGDTWQWTPFAFIVLLAALQSIPQEQVEAAAVDGATRWQTFRYVIFPYLLPASATLVLIRMIEGFKIVDLPNILTNGGPGTATESLTLHAYFAWRTLDVGTAAALGFVLLVLVSLFSTIYARTVLPRARGEG from the coding sequence ATGGAGCGACCCGAGCACACCCCGATCGAGGCCCCCGCGGCGCGCGCCGCGGGGGCGAACCCCGGACCTCTGCTGCGGATGAGCGCGTGGCTTGAGCGCCAGGCCGGTGCGATCTTTTTGCTGCCCGCGGTGGGGCTGATGCTGGGCTTTGCCCTCTTCCCTCTCCTGGGCTCGCTGTACTCCTCCTTGATAAGAATTCGCTTCAGCGGCGGGCAGACCGAGCTCGACTTCGTGGGCCTGGCCAACTACCGCAAGCTGCTCTTGGGCAGCGAGCAGGCGCATTTTTTGGGCAGGGGGGGTGAAGCCTTATGGGTTTGGGCAGCGCTCTTTTTCCTGGCCCTGCTGTTGGCCTGGAGTCTCTACCGGCGCCGCCGGCAGGGGCGCGGGGGACTCGCCTGGCCCCTTTTGGGCGGGGTTTTGGTGTTGGCCTTCGCCTGGCTGGTGCTCTCCCGGCTGGTCCCCGGCAGCCTGCTGGGGACCTTGCAGACCACGCTCTTCTACGTCTTTGCGGGCACGGCCTTGCAGTACGGGCTGGGGCTGGGACTGGCCTTGCTGTGCGCCGAGCGCCTGCCGGGAACCCGCTTTTTCCGGGTGGTGTTCATGCTGCCTCTGGCCATCACCCCGGTGGGGATCGCCTACATGTTCCGCATGCTCACCGACACCAGCAAGGGGCCCTTGCAGCCCCTCTGGGCGGCGCTGGGCCTTTCGGGCTTCTCCTGGGTCAACGACCCCTGGGGGGCCCGCTTTGCGGTGCTCATCGGCGATACCTGGCAGTGGACCCCCTTCGCCTTCATCGTCTTGCTGGCCGCGCTGCAGAGCATCCCCCAGGAGCAGGTTGAAGCCGCCGCGGTGGACGGGGCTACCCGGTGGCAGACCTTCCGCTACGTGATCTTCCCTTACCTGCTGCCGGCCAGCGCCACTTTGGTCCTCATCCGCATGATCGAGGGCTTCAAGATCGTGGACCTGCCCAACATCCTTACCAATGGCGGCCCGGGCACGGCTACGGAGTCCCTCACCCTGCACGCCTACTTCGCCTGGCGGACGCTGGACGTGGGCACGGCGGCGGCGTTGGGCTTCGTCTTGCTCGTATTGGTCTCGCTGTTCAGCACGATCTACGCCCGAACGGTCTTGCCACGGGCGAGGGGGGAGGGTTGA
- a CDS encoding carbohydrate ABC transporter permease produces the protein MRNPLKPSPLQVAFTYAVLVIAAALVLFPLYWVVVTSLKLPIDVFNGPFYLPFVDFRPSLHAWQYVFGVLGPDVKRAYLNTASVALASATLTLFLGAFAAYGLTRFTYRPRVGAVVAFIGCLAVGVVLAVFGMPAGVAVLVALALFFLVLQTLGRRFRRSLGNQDVAFWMISNRILPPVVVVIPIYLLFQQLGLLDTRTALIVSYTAVNLPIAVWLMRDYFLGVPQDVEESAQIDGASRYRIFFAIVLPLAAPGLVATFLLVLVFAWNEYLVALFLSKANAQTMPLLVSAMSGTRGTEWWYMSVVILIMILPVVVMAIVLERYIERGLIVGAVKG, from the coding sequence ATGAGAAATCCCTTGAAGCCTTCACCGCTTCAGGTCGCGTTCACCTATGCCGTGCTGGTGATCGCCGCCGCCCTGGTGCTCTTCCCGCTGTACTGGGTGGTGGTGACCTCCTTGAAGCTGCCCATCGACGTGTTCAACGGGCCCTTTTACCTGCCCTTCGTGGACTTCCGGCCTAGCCTCCACGCCTGGCAGTACGTCTTTGGCGTGCTGGGCCCGGATGTGAAGCGGGCCTACCTCAACACGGCCAGCGTAGCCCTCGCGAGCGCGACCCTCACCCTCTTCCTGGGGGCTTTCGCGGCCTATGGCCTGACCCGCTTCACCTACCGCCCCCGGGTGGGGGCCGTCGTGGCCTTTATCGGCTGCCTGGCGGTGGGGGTGGTGCTCGCGGTCTTTGGCATGCCCGCAGGGGTGGCGGTGCTCGTGGCGCTGGCGCTGTTCTTCCTGGTTTTGCAGACGCTGGGACGGCGCTTCCGGCGAAGCCTGGGAAACCAGGACGTGGCCTTCTGGATGATCTCCAACCGCATCCTGCCGCCAGTGGTGGTGGTCATTCCCATCTACTTGCTCTTCCAGCAGTTAGGGCTGCTGGATACCCGCACGGCCCTCATCGTGAGCTACACCGCGGTGAACCTGCCCATCGCGGTCTGGCTGATGCGGGACTACTTCCTGGGCGTTCCCCAGGACGTCGAGGAGTCGGCGCAGATCGACGGGGCCTCGCGCTATCGCATCTTCTTCGCCATCGTGCTGCCCCTGGCGGCCCCCGGCCTAGTGGCCACCTTCCTGTTGGTGCTGGTATTCGCCTGGAACGAGTACCTGGTGGCTTTGTTCCTCTCCAAGGCCAACGCCCAGACCATGCCCCTTCTGGTCTCGGCCATGAGCGGCACCCGCGGCACCGAGTGGTGGTACATGTCGGTGGTGATCCTGATCATGATCCTGCCGGTGGTGGTGATGGCCATCGTCCTCGAGCGCTACATCGAGCGCGGCCTGATCGTGGGCGCGGTGAAGGGGTGA
- a CDS encoding L-rhamnose mutarotase, whose amino-acid sequence MERIGMVIRVKPEKLEEYKRLHADPWPGVLETLRRVGVRNYSIFHHAGLLFGYLEFHGESWEEAQKQIAADPLTQEWWKLTDPCQDPLPTRQEGEWWARMEPVFLME is encoded by the coding sequence ATGGAGCGCATCGGAATGGTCATCCGCGTCAAGCCGGAGAAGCTCGAGGAGTACAAACGCCTGCACGCCGACCCCTGGCCAGGGGTGCTGGAGACCCTGCGGAGGGTAGGGGTGCGCAACTACTCGATCTTCCACCACGCCGGGCTCCTCTTCGGCTACCTGGAGTTTCACGGGGAGAGCTGGGAGGAGGCCCAGAAACAGATCGCCGCCGACCCCCTGACCCAGGAGTGGTGGAAGCTCACCGACCCCTGCCAAGATCCCCTGCCCACCCGCCAGGAGGGGGAGTGGTGGGCCCGGATGGAGCCGGTCTTC